A genomic region of Nymphaea colorata isolate Beijing-Zhang1983 chromosome 2, ASM883128v2, whole genome shotgun sequence contains the following coding sequences:
- the LOC116248940 gene encoding uncharacterized protein LOC116248940 yields MEQKRILMSALGVGIGVGVGLGLASGPKVGKWTSSSSATNSERIEQELHRQIVDGKESNVTFDEFPYFLNEQTRVLLTSAAYVHLKQADFSKHTRNLSPASRAILLSGPAELYQQMLAKALAHYFEAKLLLLDATDFSLKLQNKYGNRNGGIGSDSSSDSLKRSISEVTLGRMSSFLSSFSLVPPREELKGTLRRQSSGMDLRSRGSEGMQTGVKLRRNASAAADISSLASQGTPVNTVPLRRATSWAFDEKVFVQSLYKVLVTVSKTRPIVLYIRDIENLLFRSQRVYSLFQRMLKKLSGPVLILGSRTLEPGNDYGEVDEKLSLLFPYNIEIKPPEDENHLVSWKTQLEEDMRMIQFQDNRNHITEVLAANDLDCDDLASICLADTMILSKYIEEIVVSAVSYHLMNNKDPEYKNGKLVISSKSLAHGLSIFQESKHGGRDTLKLEANTDAPKANAVDDLGDCVKPETKSEASAPENKNDIEKSAAAAKNDGGNLAAPPKEVPPDNEFEKRIRPEVIPASEIGVTFADIGGIEEIKESIQELVMLPLRRPDLFKGGLLKPCRGILLFGPPGTGKTMLAKAIAKEAGASFINVSMSTITSKWFGEDEKNVRALFTLAAKVSPTIIFVDEVDSMLGQRSRVGEHEAMRKIKNEFMTHWDGLLSKSGERILVLAATNRPFDLDEAIIRRFERRIMVSLPSAENREKILRTLLSKEKADELDFTELAGMTDGYSGSDLKNLCTTAAYRPVRELIQQEIEKERKKKAEGIKAEEEADTCEENKEEPATLRPLTMEDMRLAKNQVAASFAAEGSIMNDLKQWNDLYGEGGSRKKQQLSYFL; encoded by the exons ATGGAGCAGAAACGCATTCTCATGTCCGCTTTGGGCGTCGGAATCGGAGTTGGTGTGGGTCTGGGTCTGGCGTCCGGACCGAAGGTAGGGAAGTGGACGTCGTCGTCCTCGGCCACCAACTCTGAGCGGATTGAGCAGGAGTTGCATCGGCAGATTGTTGACGGGAAAGAAAGCAACGTCACGTTCGATGAGTTCCCCTACTTTCTCAA TGAGCAGACCAGGGTATTGTTGACAAGTGCCGCATACGTTCATCTAAAACAAGCTGATTTTTCCAAACATACCAGAAATCTTTCTCCCGCAAGTCGGGCCATTTTGCTGTCCGGCCCTGCCG AACTTTATCAACAAATGCTTGCGAAGGCTTTAGCTCATTATTTTGAGGCCAAGCTCTTGCTACTTGACGCAACTGACTTTTCACTTAAG CTGCAGAACAAATATGGCAACCGCAACGGTGGTATTGGCAGTGACAGTAGCAGTGAT TCGTTGAAGCGGTCAATCTCTGAGGTAACGTTGGGAAGAATGTCAAGCTTCTTGAGTTCCTTTTCCCTCGTCCCACCACGTGAGGAGCTTAAAG GCACCTTACGGCGACAGAGTAGTGGGATGGATTTGCGGTCAAG AGGTTCTGAAGGCATGCAAACTGGTGTAAAGCTTCGAAGAAATGCCTCAGCTGCTGCAGATATCAGTAGCCTTGCAAGCCAGGGTACTCCAGTAAATACAG TCCCTCTCAGGCGTGCTACCAGTTGGGCGTTTGATGAGAAAGTTTTTGTTCAGTCCCTTTACAAG GTTTTAGTTACGGTTTCAAAAACAAGACCTATTGTTCTTTACATTAGAGATATTGAGAATCTTCTGTTTAGGTCCCAGAGGGTCTATTCCTTATTCCAGAGAATGTTGAAGAAGCTCTCAGGACCTGTTCTTATTCTTGGCTCACGAACATTGGAACCTGGTAATGATTATGGAGAAGTGGATGAGAAGTTATCTCTGTTGTTTCCTTACAACATTGAGATTAAACCACCTGAAGATGAGAACCATTTAGTTAGCTGGAAGACACAATTGGAAGAAGACATGAGGATGATCCAGTTTCAAGATAACAGGAATCACATTACAGAGGTTCTAGCTGCAAATGATCTTGATTGTGACGATCTCGCTTCTATCTGCCTTGCAGACACAATGATTCTAAGCAAGTACATAGAAGAAATAGTAGTATCTGCAGTTTCTTATCATCTAATGAATAACAAGGATCCTGAATACAAAAATGGGAAGCTTGTTATCTCATCCAAAAG TTTGGCACATGGACTGAGCATTTTTCAAGAAAGCAAGCATGGTGGCAGGGACACTCTGAAATTGGAAGCAAATACTGATGCACCTAAG GCGAATGCGGTGGATGACCTAGGAGATTGTGTGAAGCCTGAAACAAAAAGTGAAGCATCGGCACCTGAGAACAAGAACGACATAGAGAAGTCAGCTGCAGCTGCAAAGAATGATGGGGGCAATTTAGCTGCTCCACCTAAG GAAGTTCCACCTGATAATGAGTTTGAGAAGCGCATCAGACCAGAAGTTATCCCTGCAAGTGAAATTGGAGTGACATTTGCAGATATAGGTGGCATTGAAGAGATAAAGGAGTCAATTCAGGAGCTAGTCATGCTTCCACTTCGAAGGCCAGATCTTTTCAAAGGAGGGTTGTTAAAGCCTTGCAGGGGTATATTATTGTTTGGACCACCTGGGACTGGAAAAACCATGCTTGCCAAGGCAATAGCAAAAGAAGCCGGAGCCAGCTTCATCAACGTTTCAATGTCCACTATCACTTCAAAGTGGTTTggtgaagatgagaaaaatgtCAGAGCTCTGTTTACTCTCGCTGCAAAGGTTTCGCCCACCATTATATTTGTGGATGAGGTTGACAGCATGCTTGGGCAGAGGTCCAGGGTTGGTGAGCATGAAGCCATGCGCAAAATCAAGAATGAGTTCATGACCCACTGGGATGGACTTTTGTCAAAATCAGGTGAACGGATCCTTGTTCTTGCTGCAACCAACCGGCCTTTTGACCTCGATGAGGCAATCATTCGACGTTTTGAACGCAG AATTATGGTGAGTTTACCATCTGCAGAAAACAGGGAAAAGATCCTGAGGACTCTTTTATCCAAAGAGAAAGCAGATGAACTTGACTTTACGGAGCTTGCTGGCATGACCGATGGATACAGCGGCAGTGATCTGAAG AATTTATGCACAACTGCGGCATATAGGCCTGTAAGGGAGTTAATACAGCAGGAAATAGAGAAG GAGcgaaagaaaaaggcagaagGAATCAAGGCAGAGGAAGAAGCTGATACATGTGAAGAGAACAAGGAAGAACCAGCAACTCTCCGCCCATTAACAATGGAAGACATGAGGCTTGCTAAAAATCAG GTGGCAGCAAGCTTTGCAGCTGAGGGGTCTATTATGAATGATTTAAAGCAGTGGAATGATTTATATGGGGAGGGCGGTTCAAGGAAGAAACAGCAGCTATCATATTTCCTGTAA